From one Bacteroides intestinalis DSM 17393 genomic stretch:
- a CDS encoding complex I subunit 4 family protein, with the protein MNILSIFVLIPLLMLLGLWLSRNIKQIRTVMVVGASALVLAAVGLTIAYLQARAAGDTAEMLFRADVPWYPALNIHYSVGVDGISVAMLLLSAIIVFTGTFASWRLQPLTKEYFLWFTLLSLGVFGFFISTDLFTMFMFYEVALIPMYLLIGVWGSGRKEYSAMKLTLMLMGGSAFLLIGILGIYFGSGATSMNLLEIAQLRNIPIEQQRIWFPLTFLGFGVLGALFPFHTWSPDGHASAPTAVSMLHAGVLMKLGGYGCFRIAMYLMPEAAQELGWIFLILTGISVVYGAFSACVQTDLKYINAYSSVSHCGLVLFAILMMNQTACTGAVLQMLSHGLMTALFFALIGMIYGRTHTRDVRELSGLMKIMPFLAVCYVIAGLANLGLPGLSGFVAEMTIFNGAFQHVDVFHRTWTIIACTSIVITAVYILRLVGKILYGTCTNKHHLTLTDATWDERTAVIILIVCVAGLGLAPLWISNMIGDSVLPVVSAF; encoded by the coding sequence ATGAACATATTAAGTATTTTTGTTCTCATCCCTCTGTTGATGTTGCTTGGTCTCTGGCTAAGCCGTAACATCAAGCAGATACGCACGGTGATGGTCGTAGGTGCATCAGCATTGGTGCTGGCTGCCGTAGGCCTGACCATTGCTTACTTGCAAGCCCGTGCCGCCGGAGACACAGCCGAAATGCTGTTCCGTGCAGATGTACCTTGGTATCCGGCACTCAATATACATTACTCCGTGGGAGTAGACGGCATTTCAGTAGCCATGTTGCTGCTTTCTGCCATCATTGTCTTCACTGGTACTTTCGCCTCCTGGCGTCTGCAACCGCTGACAAAAGAGTATTTCCTCTGGTTCACCCTGCTTTCCCTGGGTGTGTTCGGCTTCTTCATTTCTACAGACTTGTTCACCATGTTCATGTTCTATGAGGTAGCGCTCATTCCTATGTACCTGCTCATCGGTGTATGGGGCAGTGGACGAAAGGAATACTCTGCCATGAAACTGACATTGATGTTAATGGGTGGTTCTGCATTCTTGCTGATTGGTATCCTGGGGATCTACTTCGGTTCCGGTGCCACCAGTATGAACTTGCTGGAGATTGCACAACTGCGCAATATTCCAATTGAACAACAACGCATCTGGTTCCCGCTCACCTTCCTCGGTTTCGGTGTACTCGGTGCATTATTCCCGTTCCATACATGGAGCCCCGACGGTCACGCCTCTGCGCCTACGGCTGTAAGTATGCTCCATGCAGGTGTGTTGATGAAACTTGGAGGTTATGGTTGCTTCCGTATCGCCATGTATCTGATGCCTGAAGCTGCCCAGGAACTTGGCTGGATCTTCCTGATCCTGACTGGTATATCTGTAGTTTACGGTGCTTTCTCTGCTTGTGTACAGACCGACTTGAAGTATATCAACGCATATTCTTCCGTATCTCACTGCGGTCTCGTACTCTTCGCCATCCTGATGATGAACCAGACTGCTTGTACCGGTGCTGTCCTGCAAATGCTCAGCCACGGATTGATGACTGCCCTGTTCTTTGCCCTTATCGGTATGATATACGGCCGCACTCATACCCGTGACGTACGCGAGCTCTCCGGTTTGATGAAGATTATGCCTTTCCTGGCTGTCTGCTATGTAATTGCCGGACTTGCTAACCTCGGACTTCCGGGACTCAGCGGTTTCGTTGCCGAAATGACCATCTTCAACGGTGCATTCCAGCATGTGGATGTCTTCCACCGTACGTGGACGATTATTGCCTGCACCAGTATCGTAATCACTGCAGTCTATATCCTTAGGCTCGTTGGCAAGATTCTCTATGGCACTTGTACTAACAAGCATCACCTGACATTAACCGACGCTACCTGGGATGAACGCACCGCCGTTATCATACTCATCGTTTGCGTTGCAGGTCTCGGTCTTGCTCCGTTATGGATCAGCAATATGATTGGAGACAGTGTGCTACCGGTAGTCAGCGCATTTTAA
- the nuoL gene encoding NADH-quinone oxidoreductase subunit L, with protein MEYTILILLLPLLSFLTLGIGGKWMTHRTAGIIGTTVLAVVALLSYATAWQYFSAPRLADGTFATLMPYNVTWLPFTPTLSIDLGILLDPISVMMLIVISTVSLMVHVYSFGYMKGERGFQRYYAFLSLFTMSMLGLVVATNIFQMYLFWELVGVSSYLLIGFYYTKPSAVAASKKAFIVTRFADLGFLIGILVYGYYAGTYTFQPSEMALLKGGATMIPLALGLMFIGGAGKSAMFPLHIWLPDAMEGPTPVSALIHAATMVVAGVYLVARMFPLFIGYAPDVLHLVAYVGAFTAFYAASVACVQSDIKRVLAFSTISQIGFMMVALGVCTSADPHHGGLGYMAGMFHLFTHAMFKALLFLGAGSIIHAVHSNEMSAMGGLRKYMPVTHITFLIACLAIAGIPPFSGFFSKDEILTACFQFSPAMGWIMTAIAAMTAFYMFRLYYGIFWGGVAPRQESPSDESHTPHGNLAGVPHPHESPLAMTIPLMFLAVVTIVAGFIPFGKFISSNGTAYEIHLDWTVAGTSIAIAVISIAIATAMYARAKQPVANALARRFRGLWTAAYHRFYIDEAYQFITHKIIFGCISRPIAWFDRHVIDGFFNFLAWSANATSDEIRGLQSGQIQQYTYVFLLGTLALILLLLL; from the coding sequence ATGGAATATACAATTCTAATCCTGCTCCTCCCCTTGCTCTCCTTCCTCACGTTGGGGATTGGCGGCAAATGGATGACGCACCGGACGGCAGGCATCATCGGTACCACGGTATTGGCTGTGGTAGCCCTACTGAGTTATGCCACTGCCTGGCAATATTTCTCCGCTCCACGTCTGGCGGATGGTACCTTCGCCACACTTATGCCTTATAATGTGACGTGGCTGCCTTTCACCCCAACGCTGAGTATCGACTTGGGTATCCTGCTCGATCCTATTTCAGTAATGATGCTCATCGTTATCTCTACCGTGTCGCTGATGGTACATGTCTACTCCTTCGGCTACATGAAAGGTGAACGTGGATTCCAACGTTATTATGCATTCCTCAGCCTCTTCACCATGTCCATGCTGGGCTTGGTAGTGGCTACCAATATCTTCCAGATGTATCTGTTCTGGGAGTTGGTGGGTGTTTCGTCTTATCTGCTTATCGGTTTCTATTATACGAAGCCATCTGCTGTTGCTGCAAGCAAAAAGGCGTTTATTGTCACCCGTTTTGCCGACCTGGGTTTCCTGATCGGTATCCTCGTTTACGGTTATTATGCCGGAACCTATACTTTCCAGCCCAGTGAAATGGCATTACTGAAAGGCGGTGCAACAATGATACCTCTGGCACTGGGACTTATGTTTATCGGTGGCGCCGGTAAGAGTGCAATGTTCCCATTGCATATCTGGCTGCCGGATGCTATGGAAGGCCCGACACCTGTCAGTGCATTGATCCATGCAGCAACGATGGTAGTAGCCGGAGTTTATCTTGTGGCACGAATGTTCCCGTTGTTCATCGGTTATGCACCGGATGTGCTGCACCTGGTAGCTTACGTCGGAGCATTCACTGCATTCTACGCCGCTTCGGTAGCTTGTGTGCAGAGTGATATCAAGCGTGTATTAGCATTCTCTACTATTTCACAAATTGGTTTTATGATGGTGGCACTGGGAGTTTGTACTTCTGCCGATCCACATCACGGTGGCCTGGGTTACATGGCAGGAATGTTCCATCTGTTTACACACGCCATGTTCAAGGCATTGCTCTTCCTCGGTGCAGGTAGCATCATCCATGCAGTACACAGCAATGAAATGTCTGCTATGGGTGGGTTACGCAAATATATGCCTGTAACACATATCACATTCCTGATTGCATGTCTTGCCATCGCAGGTATCCCTCCGTTCTCCGGATTCTTCTCTAAAGACGAAATACTGACTGCATGCTTCCAGTTCAGTCCTGCTATGGGTTGGATTATGACAGCAATTGCTGCTATGACGGCATTCTATATGTTCCGCCTCTACTATGGTATCTTCTGGGGGGGCGTAGCGCCCCGGCAAGAGTCGCCGAGCGATGAAAGCCACACGCCGCATGGAAACTTGGCTGGGGTGCCTCACCCTCACGAAAGCCCGCTGGCTATGACTATTCCGTTGATGTTCCTTGCTGTTGTAACCATTGTGGCAGGTTTCATCCCCTTCGGTAAGTTCATCAGCTCCAACGGTACAGCTTACGAAATACATCTCGATTGGACAGTAGCAGGTACCAGCATCGCCATAGCCGTTATCTCCATTGCGATTGCTACAGCCATGTATGCACGGGCCAAACAACCCGTTGCCAACGCTCTTGCCCGCCGCTTCCGCGGATTATGGACAGCTGCTTATCACCGATTCTATATCGATGAAGCATATCAGTTTATCACTCACAAGATTATTTTCGGTTGCATCTCCCGTCCCATTGCTTGGTTCGATCGCCATGTAATAGATGGCTTCTTCAACTTCCTTGCCTGGAGTGCCAATGCCACCAGTGATGAGATACGCGGTTTGCAAAGCGGACAGATTCAGCAATACACTTACGTATTCCTGTTGGGCACGCTGGCGCTGATATTGCTATTGCTGCTATAG
- the nuoK gene encoding NADH-quinone oxidoreductase subunit NuoK, translating into MIHMEYYLIVSAIMFFAGIYGFFTRRNTLAILISIELILNATDINFAVFNRFLFPDGLEGYFFALFSIAISAAETAVAIAIMINIYRNIRSIQVGKLDEMKW; encoded by the coding sequence ATGATACACATGGAATATTATCTGATAGTTTCAGCTATCATGTTTTTCGCCGGTATCTACGGGTTCTTCACCCGCCGCAACACACTGGCCATACTTATCAGCATCGAGTTGATACTGAACGCTACGGATATCAACTTCGCAGTATTCAACCGTTTCCTATTCCCCGACGGACTGGAAGGGTATTTCTTTGCCCTGTTCTCCATTGCCATCTCGGCAGCCGAAACGGCAGTAGCTATCGCGATTATGATCAATATCTATCGTAATATACGAAGCATCCAGGTCGGCAAGCTGGACGAAATGAAGTGGTAA